The following proteins are encoded in a genomic region of Mycobacterium sp. 155:
- a CDS encoding cytochrome c biogenesis protein ResB produces MGTALVLLFLLALGAIPGALLPQRSLNSSKVDEYLAQHSTIGPWLDRVQAFDVFSSFWFTAIYVLLFISLVGCVTPRLIEHVRSLRAVPVAAPRNLTRLPKYHAEQVSGDPQQLAEQVTHRLKGWRTVTRTENGSTEISAEKGYLREFGNIVFHFSLLGLLVAVAAGKLFGYEGNVIVIADGGPGFCSASPAAFDSFRAGNTVDGTSLDPICLRVNDFDAHYLPTGQALSFAANIDYQAGDDLAADTWRPYRLEVNHPLRIGGNRIYLQGHGYAPSFTVTFPDGKSRSQTVQWKPEEPLTLLSSGVVRIDPPGGSYPDADERRKHQIAIQGLFAPTKQLEGTLLSSSFPALNDPAVAVDIYRGDTGLDTGRPQSLFSLDPRLIDQKRLTKVARVNLVKGQVTRLDDGTTVRFDGAVPFINLQVSHDPAQIWVLIFAMSMMGGLLVSLVVRRRRIWVRLGAAPAATSGEGPLPPGGTVSVELGGLARSDNSGWGDEFERLTQRLLGE; encoded by the coding sequence CACGGCGCTGGTGCTGCTGTTCCTGCTGGCGCTCGGAGCCATCCCCGGCGCGCTGTTGCCGCAGCGCAGCCTCAACTCGTCGAAGGTTGACGAATATCTCGCCCAGCACTCGACGATCGGCCCGTGGCTGGACCGGGTGCAGGCCTTCGACGTGTTCTCCAGCTTCTGGTTCACCGCTATCTATGTGCTGCTGTTCATCTCACTGGTCGGCTGCGTGACGCCGCGGCTGATCGAGCATGTCCGCAGCCTGCGGGCCGTGCCGGTGGCCGCGCCCCGCAACCTGACCCGGTTGCCGAAGTACCACGCCGAGCAGGTCAGCGGCGATCCGCAGCAGCTGGCCGAGCAGGTGACCCATCGGCTCAAGGGTTGGCGCACCGTCACCCGCACCGAAAACGGCAGCACCGAAATTTCCGCAGAGAAGGGCTATCTGCGGGAGTTCGGCAACATCGTGTTCCACTTCTCGCTGCTCGGGCTGCTGGTCGCCGTGGCTGCCGGCAAGCTGTTCGGCTACGAGGGCAACGTCATCGTCATAGCCGACGGTGGTCCCGGGTTCTGCTCGGCATCTCCGGCCGCGTTCGACTCGTTCCGGGCCGGCAACACCGTCGACGGCACTTCGCTGGATCCCATCTGCCTGCGGGTCAACGACTTCGACGCCCACTATCTGCCGACCGGCCAGGCCCTGTCATTCGCGGCCAACATCGACTACCAGGCCGGCGACGATCTGGCGGCCGACACCTGGCGGCCCTACCGGCTCGAGGTGAACCATCCGCTGCGCATCGGCGGGAACCGGATCTACCTGCAGGGGCACGGCTACGCACCGTCGTTCACCGTCACGTTCCCGGACGGGAAGTCCCGCAGCCAGACCGTGCAGTGGAAGCCCGAGGAGCCACTCACCCTGCTGTCCTCAGGCGTGGTGCGGATCGATCCGCCGGGCGGCAGCTACCCCGACGCCGACGAGCGCCGCAAGCATCAGATCGCCATCCAGGGGCTCTTCGCCCCCACCAAGCAACTCGAGGGCACGCTGTTGTCGTCCAGCTTCCCGGCGCTCAACGATCCGGCGGTCGCCGTCGATATCTACCGCGGCGACACCGGCCTGGACACAGGTCGTCCGCAGTCGCTGTTCTCCCTGGACCCGCGCCTGATCGACCAGAAGCGGCTCACCAAGGTGGCGCGGGTCAACCTGGTGAAGGGTCAGGTCACCCGCCTCGACGACGGCACCACGGTCCGGTTCGACGGGGCGGTGCCGTTCATCAACCTGCAGGTGTCCCACGACCCCGCGCAGATCTGGGTGCTGATCTTCGCCATGTCGATGATGGGCGGGTTGCTGGTGTCGTTGGTGGTGCGCAGGCGCCGGATCTGGGTTCGGTTGGGAGCCGCTCCGGCGGCGACATCCGGCGAAGGGCCGCTTCCTCCAGGAGGTACCGTGAGCGTCGAGTTGGGCGGATTGGCCCGTTCCGACAACTCCGGGTGGGGCGACGAGTTCGAGCGATTGACGCAACGGCTGCTGGGAGAGTGA
- the ccsB gene encoding c-type cytochrome biogenesis protein CcsB, which yields MNTEHIDIGLARYSDWAFTSSVVVLVGAMLLLAVELAYSRGRKVDERSREEQLVGERVLIGAMVGADSATPGVVADIPRRSTDERIGRAGLSLVYVGIGLLFVCIVLRGLATSRVPWGNMYEFINLTCFAGLVASAIVLRRPQYRALWVFVLLPVLILLAVSGHWLYTNAAPVMPALQSYWLPIHVSVVSLGSGVFLVAGVASILFLVKMSPLANRDNAFGRIIQRLPDAQTLDRIAYRTTIFAFPIFGFGVIFGAIWAEEAWGRYWGWDPKETVSFIAWVVYAAYLHARSTAGWRDRKAAWINVVGFVAMVFNLFFINLVTVGLHSYAGVG from the coding sequence ATGAATACAGAGCACATCGATATCGGGTTGGCCCGGTACTCGGACTGGGCTTTCACGTCGTCGGTGGTGGTGCTGGTAGGAGCGATGCTGCTGCTGGCCGTCGAACTGGCGTACTCCCGCGGCCGCAAGGTCGATGAGCGCTCGCGCGAAGAGCAACTGGTCGGGGAACGCGTCCTCATCGGCGCCATGGTCGGGGCTGACAGTGCCACCCCGGGTGTGGTCGCGGATATCCCCAGGCGCTCCACCGATGAGCGGATCGGCCGCGCCGGCCTGTCCCTGGTCTATGTCGGTATCGGGCTGTTGTTCGTCTGCATCGTGCTGCGCGGCCTGGCCACGTCGCGGGTGCCGTGGGGCAACATGTACGAGTTCATCAACCTGACGTGCTTCGCGGGTTTGGTGGCGTCTGCGATCGTGCTGCGCCGGCCGCAGTACCGCGCGCTGTGGGTGTTCGTGCTGCTACCGGTGCTGATCCTGCTGGCGGTATCGGGTCATTGGCTCTACACCAACGCCGCGCCGGTGATGCCTGCGCTGCAGTCGTACTGGCTGCCGATCCATGTCTCGGTGGTGAGCCTGGGCTCCGGGGTATTCCTGGTGGCCGGCGTTGCGAGCATCCTGTTTCTGGTCAAGATGTCGCCGCTGGCCAATCGTGACAATGCGTTCGGCCGGATCATCCAGCGTCTGCCCGACGCCCAGACGCTCGACCGGATCGCCTACCGGACAACGATCTTCGCGTTCCCGATCTTCGGTTTCGGGGTGATCTTCGGCGCCATCTGGGCCGAGGAGGCGTGGGGCCGCTATTGGGGCTGGGATCCCAAGGAGACGGTGTCGTTCATCGCCTGGGTGGTCTATGCCGCCTATCTGCACGCCCGCTCGACCGCCGGTTGGCGGGACCGCAAGGCCGCGTGGATCAACGTCGTGGGTTTCGTCGCGATGGTGTTCAACCTGTTTTTCATCAATCTGGTTACCGTCGGGCTGCATTCGTACGCCGGCGTTGGTTAG